In Campylobacter sp. 2014D-0216, the following proteins share a genomic window:
- a CDS encoding sigma-54-dependent transcriptional regulator, with the protein MNLVIVEDDINMRKSLEIALSEYEEFTIKSYKSATEALKKINDDVDLIITDINMPGMDGIEFVQACENKYDFIIITGNATLNRAIEAVRLGVKDFLVKPFDINTLVTAIKRAKIIQEKTSKKSSKKSSKNEENQDFYGSSKALEACLGLATRAAKTDASVVLFGESGVGKEVFANFVHKNSKRAQKPFVAINMAAIPSNLIESELFGFEKGAFTDANTTKIGLFELANEGTLFLDEIGEMPYEIQAKLLRALQEKEITRLGSTKSIKIDVRIISATNADIEKKIANNEFRQDLYYRLNTIPINIPPLRERQEEILQIAQKVLLDTCKEYDFKEKKLSQEAQDALLSYDFPGNIRELISIIQRACILSESDEISAQDLFLESRKSKDIKNLEKELILEALRNSQDTSEAAKLIGMSEKIFNEKMKKYNIT; encoded by the coding sequence ATGAATTTGGTTATAGTTGAAGATGATATCAATATGAGAAAATCACTCGAGATAGCCTTGAGTGAGTATGAGGAATTTACTATCAAATCTTATAAATCAGCTACTGAAGCTTTGAAAAAAATCAATGATGATGTTGATTTGATTATTACAGATATCAATATGCCAGGTATGGATGGTATTGAATTTGTACAAGCTTGTGAAAATAAGTATGATTTTATCATTATCACAGGCAATGCAACTTTAAATCGTGCGATTGAAGCGGTGAGATTGGGTGTTAAAGATTTTTTAGTAAAGCCATTTGATATTAACACTTTGGTAACTGCTATCAAACGTGCGAAAATAATTCAAGAAAAAACTTCCAAAAAATCTAGTAAAAAATCCAGTAAAAATGAGGAAAATCAAGATTTTTATGGTAGTTCTAAGGCATTAGAGGCATGCCTTGGTTTAGCAACAAGAGCAGCAAAAACTGATGCAAGTGTTGTTCTTTTTGGTGAAAGTGGAGTAGGAAAAGAAGTTTTTGCTAACTTTGTGCATAAAAATTCAAAAAGAGCGCAAAAGCCTTTTGTGGCGATTAATATGGCAGCAATTCCATCTAATTTGATTGAAAGTGAACTTTTTGGATTTGAAAAAGGTGCTTTTACTGATGCTAATACAACTAAAATAGGGCTTTTTGAGCTTGCTAATGAAGGAACTTTGTTTTTAGATGAAATAGGGGAAATGCCTTATGAAATTCAAGCAAAGCTACTAAGAGCTTTACAAGAAAAAGAAATCACAAGATTGGGAAGTACTAAAAGCATCAAGATTGATGTTAGAATTATTAGTGCAACCAATGCCGATATAGAAAAAAAGATAGCCAATAATGAATTTAGGCAAGATTTATACTATAGACTTAATACTATACCGATTAATATACCACCACTAAGAGAGCGTCAAGAGGAAATTTTGCAAATAGCGCAAAAAGTTTTGCTTGATACTTGCAAAGAGTATGACTTTAAAGAAAAAAAATTAAGTCAAGAGGCACAAGATGCTTTATTGTCTTATGATTTTCCAGGAAATATTAGAGAATTAATTTCTATTATACAAAGGGCTTGTATTTTAAGTGAAAGTGATGAGATTAGTGCTCAAGATTTGTTCTTAGAAAGTAGAAAAAGCAAGGATATAAAAAATCTTGAAAAGGAATTGATTTTAGAAGCC